One region of Macadamia integrifolia cultivar HAES 741 chromosome 11, SCU_Mint_v3, whole genome shotgun sequence genomic DNA includes:
- the LOC122093423 gene encoding stigma-specific STIG1-like protein 1, with protein sequence MKLMNVFLVLAVAMALIIGVATATMPSKEEEDDAMELSLELDQDMVVDPFNHSLPEREQPSSSSTSLRGASQFLRHKSSSPRQRMTCNRYPRICRAKGSPGPDCCKKKCVNVSTDRLNCGICGKKCKYNEICCRGKCVNPSFDKKNCGRCNNRCEKGRSCVLGICNYA encoded by the coding sequence ATGAAGTTGATGAACGTCTTCTTAGTTCTAGCAGTGGCAATGGCCTTGATCATCGGTGTCGCCACGGCAACAATGCctagcaaagaagaagaagatgatgccaTGGAATTGTCTCTAGAGCTTGATCAAGATATGGTAGTGGACCCTTTCAACCATTCCTTGCCTGAAAGAGAACaaccatcatcttcttctacttctctaAGGGGAGCTAGCCAGTTCCTGAGACACAAGAGTAGTAGCCCCAGGCAACGGATGACTTGCAACAGATACCCTAGGATATGCAGAGCAAAGGGCAGCCCTGGACCCGATTGCTGCAAGAAGAAATGTGTTAATGTGTCCACAGATAGATTAAATTGTGGGATTTGTGGGAAGAAGTGTAAGTACAACGAGATATGCTGCAGAGGTAAATGTGTCAACCCATCCTTCGATAAGAAGAACTGTGGGCGATGCAACAATAGGTGCGAGAAGGGGAGATCATGTGTACTAGGGATATGCAACTATGCTTAG